A single region of the Vibrio cyclitrophicus genome encodes:
- the fur gene encoding ferric iron uptake transcriptional regulator, whose product MSDNNQALKDAGLKVTLPRLKILEVLQQPDCQHISAEDLYKKLIDLGEEIGLATVYRVLNQFDDAGIVTRHHFEGGKSVFELSTQHHHDHLVCLDCGEVIEFSDDIIEERQKEIAERYNVKLTNHSLYLYGKSITGDCKGNPDAHKAKK is encoded by the coding sequence ATGTCAGACAATAATCAAGCGCTAAAAGATGCTGGTCTTAAAGTGACCCTTCCACGGCTCAAAATTTTAGAAGTATTACAACAGCCAGACTGCCAACATATTAGTGCTGAAGATTTATATAAGAAGCTGATCGACCTAGGTGAAGAAATCGGTCTTGCAACCGTTTATCGAGTACTTAACCAATTCGATGACGCTGGCATTGTAACTCGCCACCACTTCGAAGGCGGCAAGTCTGTATTTGAACTTTCTACACAGCACCACCACGACCACCTTGTGTGTCTAGACTGTGGCGAAGTGATCGAATTCTCTGATGACATCATCGAAGAAAGACAGAAAGAAATCGCAGAGCGTTACAATGTGAAACTGACCAACCACAGTTTGTACTTGTACGGAAAAAGTATTACCGGAGATTGCAAAGGCAATCCAGACGCGCACAAAGCGAAGAAGTAA
- the seqA gene encoding replication initiation negative regulator SeqA: protein MKTIEVDEDLYRFIAGQTERIGESASDILRRLLQVDSQGMVPIEEIVEPKGIVVSKEVGFTPEKFDGVKEMRSLLISDEFASLKKAIDRFMLVLSTLHKIDPLSFSEATQVKGRKRVYFADNEETLLANGNTTKPKAIPHSPFWVITNNNTSRKRQMVEQLMSRMNFQAELIEKVTGSI, encoded by the coding sequence ATGAAAACAATTGAGGTTGATGAGGACCTATACCGTTTTATTGCGGGTCAGACAGAACGTATTGGCGAAAGCGCTTCAGATATTCTGCGCCGCTTGTTACAGGTTGATAGCCAAGGCATGGTTCCGATCGAAGAGATCGTTGAGCCAAAAGGTATCGTTGTTAGCAAAGAGGTAGGCTTTACTCCAGAGAAGTTCGATGGCGTTAAAGAAATGCGCTCACTACTAATATCAGATGAGTTTGCATCACTAAAGAAAGCCATTGATCGTTTCATGCTTGTGTTATCAACACTGCATAAAATCGACCCTTTAAGCTTTTCAGAAGCAACTCAAGTAAAAGGCCGTAAGCGTGTTTACTTTGCAGATAACGAAGAGACGTTGTTAGCAAACGGGAATACAACCAAGCCTAAAGCGATCCCACACAGTCCTTTTTGGGTTATTACTAATAATAATACTAGCCGTAAAAGACAGATGGTTGAGCAGCTTATGAGCCGCATGAATTTCCAAGCAGAATTGATAGAAAAAGTAACAGGTTCAATTTAA
- the glnS gene encoding glutamine--tRNA ligase: MSEAEARPSNFIRQIIDKDLADGTHSSVHTRFPPEPNGYLHIGHAKSICLNFGIAQDYQGQCNLRFDDTNPEKEDVEYVESIKNDVSWLGFEWSGDICYSSNYFDTLYAYAVELINKGLAYVDELSPDQIREYRGTLKEPGKASPYRDRSPEENLALFEKMRDGGFEEGKACLRAKIDMSSSFMVMRDPVIYRVRFAHHHQTADKWCIYPMYDFTHCISDALEGITHSICTLEFQDNRRLYDWVLDNITIDCQPRQYEFSRLNLEYTVMSKRKLNQLVVENLVQGWDDPRMPTISGLRRRGFTSSSIREFCKRIGVTKQENMIEFGSLESCIRDDLNENAPRAMAVLDPVKIVIENYEVDAVETLTVANHPNKPEMGTREVPFTREVWIEHDDFREEANKKYKRLVLGKEVRLRGAYVIKAERIEKDAEGNITTIFCSYDNETLGKNPADGRKVKGVIHWVSADKALPAEIRLYDRLFTVANPAAADDFAATLNPESLVTLNGFVEPSLAEGVAEQAYQFERTGYFCLDSKDSKADALVFNRTVGLRDTWGKTEA, translated from the coding sequence ATGAGTGAAGCTGAGGCTCGTCCATCGAATTTCATTCGCCAAATTATTGATAAAGATTTAGCGGATGGTACACACAGTAGCGTGCATACTCGTTTCCCGCCGGAGCCAAATGGCTACCTGCACATTGGTCACGCTAAATCTATTTGCTTAAACTTTGGTATTGCTCAGGACTACCAGGGACAATGTAATCTTCGTTTCGATGATACAAACCCTGAAAAAGAAGACGTTGAATACGTTGAGTCAATTAAGAATGATGTAAGCTGGTTAGGCTTCGAATGGTCTGGTGATATTTGTTACTCATCAAACTACTTCGATACGCTTTACGCTTATGCTGTGGAATTAATTAATAAAGGCTTAGCGTATGTTGACGAGCTAAGTCCTGATCAAATCCGTGAGTACCGTGGCACGCTAAAAGAGCCAGGTAAAGCGAGCCCATACCGTGACCGCAGCCCTGAAGAGAACCTAGCGTTGTTTGAAAAAATGCGTGACGGTGGCTTTGAAGAAGGTAAAGCGTGTCTACGTGCTAAGATCGACATGAGCTCTTCATTCATGGTAATGCGCGATCCTGTTATCTACCGTGTTCGTTTTGCTCACCACCATCAAACTGCTGACAAGTGGTGCATTTACCCAATGTACGACTTTACTCACTGTATCTCTGATGCGCTGGAAGGTATTACGCACTCTATCTGTACGCTTGAATTCCAAGATAACCGTCGTTTGTACGATTGGGTTCTAGATAACATCACGATCGATTGCCAACCTCGTCAGTACGAGTTTAGCCGTCTGAATCTTGAATACACAGTGATGTCTAAGCGTAAGCTGAACCAACTTGTGGTTGAAAACCTAGTTCAAGGTTGGGATGACCCACGTATGCCTACTATTTCAGGCCTACGTCGTCGTGGTTTTACTTCAAGCTCGATTCGTGAATTCTGTAAACGTATTGGCGTGACTAAGCAAGAGAACATGATTGAGTTCGGTTCACTTGAATCTTGCATCCGTGATGATCTGAACGAAAATGCACCTCGTGCAATGGCTGTTCTTGACCCAGTTAAGATTGTTATCGAAAATTACGAAGTAGATGCAGTAGAAACGCTAACGGTTGCAAACCACCCAAACAAGCCAGAAATGGGCACTCGTGAAGTACCATTTACCCGTGAAGTTTGGATTGAGCATGATGACTTCCGTGAAGAAGCAAACAAAAAGTACAAGCGTTTAGTTTTAGGTAAAGAAGTTCGTCTACGTGGCGCTTACGTGATCAAAGCTGAACGTATCGAAAAAGATGCAGAAGGCAACATTACGACTATCTTCTGTTCTTACGACAATGAAACATTGGGTAAGAACCCTGCAGATGGCCGCAAAGTGAAAGGCGTTATCCACTGGGTATCTGCTGATAAAGCGTTGCCTGCTGAGATTCGTTTGTACGATCGTCTATTCACAGTGGCAAATCCAGCCGCTGCTGATGACTTCGCTGCAACGCTAAACCCTGAATCACTTGTTACGCTAAACGGTTTTGTTGAACCTAGCCTAGCAGAAGGTGTGGCAGAGCAAGCGTACCAGTTTGAACGTACAGGTTACTTCTGTTTGGATTCGAAAGACTCTAAAGCAGACGCACTAGTCTTCAACCGCACGGTTGGTCTACGTGACACTTGGGGTAAAACTGAAGCTTGA
- the fldA gene encoding flavodoxin FldA, which translates to MASVGLFFGSDTGNTEAVAKMIQKQLSKQLVHVQDIAKSSKEDIDNFDLLLLGIPTWYYGEAQCDWDDFFPELEAIDFSTKLVAIFGCGDQEDYAEYFCDAMGTIRDIVEAKGGTILGHTSTEGYEFEASKGLVEGDDSQFVGLCIDEDRQPELTDERVSNWVKQIHEEMCLAELED; encoded by the coding sequence ATGGCAAGTGTAGGTCTCTTCTTTGGTAGCGATACAGGTAACACTGAAGCTGTTGCTAAGATGATTCAAAAGCAATTGAGCAAACAGCTCGTTCACGTTCAAGACATTGCAAAAAGCAGCAAAGAAGATATCGATAACTTCGATCTACTGTTGCTTGGTATCCCTACGTGGTACTACGGCGAAGCACAATGTGATTGGGATGACTTTTTCCCAGAGCTAGAAGCTATTGATTTCTCAACTAAGCTTGTTGCTATCTTTGGTTGTGGCGACCAAGAAGATTACGCAGAATACTTCTGTGATGCTATGGGTACTATCCGTGACATCGTTGAAGCAAAAGGCGGTACTATCCTAGGTCACACGTCAACTGAAGGCTACGAATTCGAAGCATCGAAAGGTTTAGTTGAAGGCGATGACAGCCAATTCGTTGGTCTATGTATCGATGAAGACCGTCAACCTGAGCTAACAGATGAGCGCGTATCTAACTGGGTTAAACAAATCCACGAAGAAATGTGCCTAGCTGAGCTAGAAGACTAA
- a CDS encoding alpha/beta fold hydrolase → MSVQLNYKIEGEGHTIVLIHGLFGNLDNLGLLARDLKADHQVLSIDLRNHGQSFHSDTHNYQAMAQDVAQLLNDLELEDVTVIGHSMGGKVAMALTQHLELRKLVVLDMAPVTYTQSRHDNVFAGLQAVIEEQPTSRSEALKVLAKHIEIDGVRQFLTKSLFKTDQGIMEWRFNVASLLANYAHIIGWEPIDKTSVKTLLIKGGDSDYLTAEHQTAVQQQFSNAKAHVIANTGHWLHAEKPAEVLRAIRKFIA, encoded by the coding sequence ATGTCAGTACAGCTCAACTATAAAATTGAAGGTGAGGGTCACACCATTGTTTTGATCCATGGATTATTCGGTAATCTGGACAACCTTGGCTTGCTCGCTAGGGATCTAAAAGCCGATCATCAAGTGCTTAGTATCGATCTACGTAACCACGGCCAATCTTTCCATAGTGACACTCACAACTATCAAGCGATGGCACAAGATGTGGCTCAACTGCTGAATGATCTTGAACTAGAAGATGTGACTGTGATTGGTCACTCTATGGGTGGCAAAGTCGCGATGGCGCTAACCCAACATCTCGAACTGCGTAAATTGGTTGTGCTGGACATGGCACCGGTTACGTACACTCAGAGCCGTCACGATAACGTATTCGCCGGCCTGCAAGCCGTGATCGAAGAACAACCAACCTCGCGCTCAGAGGCACTAAAGGTTCTCGCAAAACATATCGAGATTGATGGCGTTCGCCAGTTCTTGACCAAATCTTTATTTAAAACAGATCAAGGTATCATGGAGTGGCGCTTTAACGTCGCATCCCTGCTCGCAAATTACGCGCACATCATTGGCTGGGAACCGATCGACAAAACCTCGGTCAAAACCTTGCTAATAAAAGGTGGAGATTCTGACTACCTCACGGCTGAACACCAAACCGCGGTTCAGCAGCAATTTTCTAACGCAAAGGCACACGTCATTGCGAATACGGGTCACTGGCTACACGCAGAAAAGCCAGCTGAAGTACTCAGAGCAATTCGAAAATTCATCGCTTAA
- a CDS encoding PTS transporter subunit EIIC translates to MNILGYAQKLGKALMLPIATLPIAALLLRLGQGDLLDIPFMAQAGGAIFGNLPLLFGLGIAIGLSKDGNGAAGLAGAVAYFVLTATATTINADVNMSFFGGIFAGIIAGHSYNAFHATRLPEWLAFFAGKRLVPIMAGLFALVAGAVSGVVWPGVQSGLDALAHAVSTSGAIGQFVYGTLNRALIPVGLHHVLNSYFWFGMGTCQEIIVAGQGAFANITQLCVDPALAKTLVVGQEHTFTFANSVTPEITTVVKEVTETVKSGDLHRFFGGDKGAGVFMNGFFPVMMFGLPGAALAMYLAAPAEKRSQVGGALFSVAFCSFLTGITEPLEFMFVFLAPALYAMHAVFTGLSLVVANMFGTLHGFGFSAGLIDFVLNWGLATKPFVLLLIGLGFGALYFFTFSFAIRAFNLKSPGREDDDEAVAAPAGDAPKGEVARQYLKALGGHENLTSIDACITRLRLTLKDRSIADEVVLKKLGAKGVVKLGENNLQVILGPLAEIVAGEMKAIGAGEDLSDVKLP, encoded by the coding sequence GTGAATATTCTAGGATATGCACAGAAGCTTGGTAAGGCGTTAATGCTACCAATCGCAACGCTTCCGATTGCGGCGCTTCTTTTACGTTTAGGTCAAGGCGATCTACTTGATATTCCATTCATGGCGCAAGCTGGTGGTGCTATCTTCGGTAACCTACCATTGCTCTTTGGTCTAGGTATCGCGATTGGTCTTTCTAAAGACGGTAACGGCGCAGCGGGTCTTGCTGGTGCAGTTGCTTACTTCGTACTAACTGCTACAGCAACGACAATTAACGCAGACGTTAACATGTCATTCTTCGGCGGTATCTTCGCAGGTATCATCGCAGGTCACTCTTACAACGCTTTCCATGCAACACGCCTTCCTGAGTGGCTGGCTTTCTTCGCGGGTAAACGTTTAGTACCTATCATGGCCGGTCTATTTGCACTTGTTGCAGGTGCTGTGTCTGGTGTGGTTTGGCCTGGTGTTCAATCTGGTCTAGACGCACTTGCTCATGCAGTATCAACGTCTGGCGCTATCGGCCAATTCGTATACGGTACTCTTAACCGTGCACTTATCCCTGTAGGTCTACACCATGTATTGAACTCATACTTCTGGTTCGGTATGGGTACATGTCAAGAAATCATCGTTGCTGGTCAAGGCGCATTCGCTAACATCACTCAACTTTGTGTTGACCCAGCACTTGCTAAAACTCTAGTTGTTGGCCAAGAGCACACATTCACATTCGCTAACTCTGTAACTCCAGAAATCACTACTGTAGTTAAAGAAGTGACTGAAACTGTTAAATCTGGCGACCTACACCGTTTCTTCGGCGGCGATAAAGGCGCTGGTGTATTCATGAACGGCTTCTTCCCAGTAATGATGTTCGGTCTACCAGGTGCTGCACTTGCAATGTACCTAGCTGCTCCTGCTGAAAAACGTAGCCAAGTTGGTGGCGCACTATTCTCAGTTGCATTCTGTTCATTCCTAACAGGCATCACAGAGCCGCTAGAATTCATGTTCGTATTCCTAGCTCCTGCTCTATACGCAATGCACGCTGTATTTACAGGTCTGTCTCTAGTAGTTGCTAACATGTTTGGCACTCTGCATGGTTTCGGTTTCTCTGCTGGTCTTATCGACTTCGTATTGAACTGGGGTCTAGCAACTAAACCATTCGTACTACTACTAATCGGCCTTGGTTTCGGTGCTCTATACTTCTTCACTTTCTCTTTCGCAATCCGCGCTTTCAACTTGAAATCGCCAGGTCGTGAAGATGATGACGAAGCTGTTGCTGCTCCTGCTGGCGACGCACCAAAGGGTGAAGTTGCTCGTCAATACCTTAAAGCTCTAGGTGGTCACGAGAACCTTACTTCAATCGATGCTTGTATCACTCGTCTACGTCTAACGCTAAAAGACCGCTCTATCGCTGATGAAGTTGTTCTTAAGAAGCTCGGCGCTAAAGGTGTGGTTAAACTAGGTGAAAACAACCTACAGGTTATCCTAGGTCCACTAGCTGAAATCGTAGCTGGCGAAATGAAAGCTATCGGTGCAGGCGAAGACCTATCTGATGTAAAACTTCCATAG
- a CDS encoding DUF2788 domain-containing protein, which translates to MLYDYMNIIESVGLDLLFAAIFFLIGMAIKDVLKQGNVPPFGRRIVWLVLFLGCAGFIAKGIIQLSWEGTGI; encoded by the coding sequence ATGCTTTACGACTACATGAACATCATTGAATCTGTTGGTTTAGATCTCCTATTTGCCGCGATTTTCTTTTTAATCGGTATGGCAATTAAGGATGTTCTCAAGCAGGGAAATGTTCCTCCATTTGGTCGTCGCATCGTATGGTTAGTACTTTTCCTTGGCTGTGCGGGCTTTATTGCCAAAGGGATAATCCAACTAAGCTGGGAAGGAACTGGGATCTAA
- a CDS encoding DUF4442 domain-containing protein: protein MNKQLAKIYKPNIVKFALNIWPPFWGAGIRIAHISPDFRIVKTVLKLRWWNKNANRTQYGGSIFSLTDPVYSLMLMGILGERYYVWDKEASINFIKPGQSDLYADFEISQGQLDDIYRQTQLGEKCFPEFIIHVKDKQGNVVSEIQRTLYVRKKPQFRDDDEALEAEC, encoded by the coding sequence ATGAATAAGCAACTCGCAAAAATCTACAAACCGAACATTGTAAAGTTCGCACTCAATATCTGGCCACCTTTCTGGGGGGCGGGTATTCGTATTGCTCATATAAGCCCTGATTTTAGAATTGTTAAGACAGTATTAAAACTACGCTGGTGGAACAAGAACGCCAATCGTACTCAATATGGCGGCAGTATCTTTTCTCTTACCGATCCCGTTTACTCATTGATGTTAATGGGAATTTTAGGGGAGAGATATTATGTTTGGGATAAAGAAGCGAGCATTAACTTCATCAAGCCGGGGCAATCGGACTTGTATGCAGATTTTGAGATAAGCCAAGGACAGCTTGACGATATCTATCGTCAGACGCAGCTCGGTGAAAAGTGTTTTCCTGAATTTATTATTCACGTGAAAGATAAGCAGGGGAATGTGGTTTCGGAAATTCAACGCACCCTCTATGTAAGAAAGAAGCCGCAATTTAGAGACGATGACGAAGCATTAGAAGCTGAGTGCTAA